Proteins encoded in a region of the Mariprofundus ferrinatatus genome:
- a CDS encoding tetratricopeptide repeat protein — MRRNLFFGLMLASGLAGISYEILYGRILGNLIGDQFAVSAAILITFLLGIGVGSRYAWRLWPWLWLIEAAIGICGAGFVLGGDLIDQLLYAGIPFVPSGLSGTILICIMLLIVPAFLIGCSVPLFAGYMSRLFSGAVFSGVYAVYNVGAALTALLIEYLLIRWLGITGATLGFVAVNIVIALLLKVAFADVAQPPALSDQGRLRLSPRRWQALIPVSMASAVFQLFMIKLAEMLLGPFRESFALVLSIILLGIAAGSMLVRSFGVRFHTLLLAAMAGLLLLIVTVEPVAYLYAGYYEQASENYITSVLLKWSVLALLMGIPAIAFGATIPALLGRKRGDVSRESGHLLYVASLANVTGFLLMVFVLHRYLDYGIQLVMIALLVALSWLMYARLNIQAVTVTLLLLVPMMLFEKVKWDEDLLYVSYTKFRAVDKLERARKEFDFPEKFKGYQDVFSINWINGTPYFFINGYTSIPLDSPSEKVVGALSSIHAPGLKRALVLGLGSGATASVVGEMFEATDVVEINPVVRENLFRMRKWNLEIESNPRVNIIVDDAIHFSKASDESYDLILNTVTTPLYFSSAKLYTQDFFDVVKKRLRPDGVYVTWMDGRVGDRGADIILNTIAGSFNYCAIFYIKSSYFMLIASDKPVLPSQVTSIAANKKLREHFLKEYGLLVEWMPYQLLNSRAFDLVGNAGLPLNRADYPALEFEMAKLSSRGIGEFKLRLLDEMGMHHFDEASFGQSVKFSAAVARQADIMLGDSSITRRFHAVAEGLDGKTLSLEMAAHREYVEAVVEAGNVDALHQYGYKLMRKGRYGLALEVFRQVVLLDANHNNSNFNIAACYEYLGNYPLALSYYQKELSVDAGDFDATYRIGRVYVKSKQYVKAVGYLQSILEGAGASYHGRIYHYLGRAYEGLGRDKDAEKAYEKAERATASGN; from the coding sequence ATGCGACGCAACCTCTTTTTCGGATTGATGCTGGCATCGGGCCTTGCCGGCATCTCCTATGAAATTCTCTACGGTCGGATTCTCGGCAACCTGATTGGCGATCAGTTTGCCGTGTCAGCGGCGATTCTCATTACATTCCTTCTCGGTATCGGTGTCGGTTCCCGTTATGCATGGCGGCTCTGGCCATGGCTGTGGCTGATTGAAGCTGCCATCGGCATCTGCGGTGCAGGTTTTGTTCTCGGTGGCGATCTGATCGATCAGCTTCTCTATGCAGGCATTCCGTTCGTTCCATCCGGTTTAAGCGGAACCATTCTGATCTGTATTATGCTTCTGATTGTTCCGGCATTTCTGATTGGCTGCAGTGTGCCTCTGTTTGCAGGCTACATGAGCCGTCTCTTTTCCGGAGCTGTTTTTTCTGGGGTTTACGCAGTTTATAATGTCGGTGCAGCCCTTACTGCACTGCTGATCGAATACCTGCTGATTCGCTGGTTGGGAATTACAGGTGCCACGCTTGGCTTTGTGGCTGTTAATATTGTCATAGCACTGTTGCTTAAAGTCGCATTTGCCGATGTTGCCCAGCCTCCGGCTCTGTCCGACCAGGGTCGGTTAAGGCTGTCACCGCGTCGCTGGCAGGCTCTGATTCCCGTTAGCATGGCTTCGGCCGTTTTTCAGTTATTCATGATCAAGCTGGCTGAAATGTTGTTGGGACCATTTCGCGAATCATTTGCGCTGGTGCTCTCAATCATTCTTCTCGGTATTGCAGCCGGGTCCATGCTGGTGCGCAGTTTCGGGGTACGGTTTCACACACTGCTGCTCGCTGCGATGGCCGGCCTGCTTCTGCTGATTGTTACGGTTGAGCCGGTGGCATATCTCTATGCCGGCTACTATGAACAGGCATCCGAAAATTATATTACATCAGTGCTGCTGAAATGGAGTGTGCTTGCACTGCTGATGGGAATTCCTGCGATCGCTTTCGGAGCGACGATTCCCGCGCTACTTGGTCGAAAGAGGGGGGATGTGAGTCGCGAATCCGGCCACCTTCTTTATGTTGCTTCACTGGCGAATGTGACTGGCTTTTTGTTGATGGTGTTTGTTCTGCACCGCTATCTCGATTATGGCATACAGCTGGTCATGATTGCTTTACTGGTAGCACTCTCCTGGCTTATGTATGCCCGTTTGAATATCCAGGCAGTCACTGTAACGCTGTTGCTTCTTGTGCCTATGATGCTGTTTGAGAAGGTGAAGTGGGATGAGGATCTTCTCTATGTAAGTTATACGAAATTTCGTGCTGTCGATAAGCTGGAGCGGGCCCGAAAAGAGTTCGATTTCCCTGAGAAGTTCAAAGGCTATCAGGATGTTTTTTCAATCAACTGGATCAATGGAACGCCGTATTTCTTTATCAATGGTTACACCAGTATTCCACTCGACAGTCCGTCGGAAAAGGTAGTGGGTGCTCTCTCTTCTATCCATGCACCAGGGCTTAAGCGCGCTCTTGTTCTGGGGCTGGGGAGTGGTGCAACTGCTTCAGTTGTGGGTGAGATGTTTGAGGCTACCGATGTGGTTGAAATCAATCCTGTGGTACGGGAAAACCTGTTTCGCATGCGCAAGTGGAATCTTGAAATCGAATCCAATCCACGGGTGAATATTATAGTTGATGATGCCATTCATTTCAGCAAGGCGTCGGATGAGTCGTATGACCTGATTCTCAATACGGTGACCACGCCGCTCTATTTCAGCTCAGCCAAATTATATACACAGGATTTTTTCGATGTGGTAAAAAAACGGCTTAGGCCTGACGGTGTTTACGTGACTTGGATGGATGGACGGGTCGGAGACAGAGGGGCGGACATTATTCTCAATACCATTGCCGGCAGCTTTAACTACTGCGCGATATTTTATATCAAATCCTCCTATTTTATGCTGATCGCTTCCGACAAGCCGGTTTTACCATCACAGGTAACATCGATTGCAGCAAACAAGAAGCTGCGTGAGCACTTTCTCAAAGAGTATGGGTTGCTGGTTGAGTGGATGCCCTACCAGCTGCTGAACAGTCGGGCCTTTGATCTGGTCGGCAATGCGGGATTGCCGCTGAATAGGGCCGATTATCCGGCGCTCGAATTTGAGATGGCCAAACTCAGTAGTCGCGGCATTGGAGAGTTCAAGTTGCGGTTACTGGATGAGATGGGAATGCACCATTTTGATGAAGCATCGTTCGGCCAATCTGTTAAGTTTTCAGCAGCAGTGGCCAGACAGGCCGATATCATGCTTGGTGATAGCTCGATAACGAGGCGGTTTCATGCAGTCGCAGAGGGGTTGGACGGAAAGACGCTCTCTCTGGAGATGGCTGCCCACCGCGAATATGTAGAGGCGGTCGTGGAGGCAGGCAACGTCGATGCACTGCATCAATACGGCTATAAGCTGATGCGAAAGGGGCGTTATGGCTTGGCGCTGGAGGTGTTTCGACAGGTTGTGTTGCTGGATGCAAACCATAACAACAGCAATTTCAACATTGCTGCATGTTATGAGTACCTTGGCAACTATCCGCTTGCACTAAGCTACTACCAAAAAGAGCTGTCGGTTGATGCTGGCGATTTTGATGCCACTTACCGTATCGGGCGAGTGTATGTGAAATCAAAACAGTACGTTAAAGCGGTAGGATATTTACAGTCGATTCTGGAAGGTGCAGGTGCTTCCTATCATGGTCGGATATATCATTATCTCGGGCGTGCCTATGAAGGTTTGGGGCGAGACAAAGATGCAGAAAAAGCCTATGAAAAGGCAGAGCGCGCCACTGCTTCCGGCAACTGA
- a CDS encoding PulJ/GspJ family protein, with product MRTQTFQRVNRMDQEREQGFTLIEMVIGMAIGLIILAGLTALFVSYNDTGRAVASRTERMTDLYLASHILQAEIRQSISAQSPTRNVLADLTARGVTNPASYPTNNATFAVLPYWHAASKTLTYQDLEGNVGIVQYQRTSNDRVYWLRPGASYSTFQELIRDLDTTNGMTVSSGSGVVTVTLSSSYVNENDETKTLSLTFKSWPRN from the coding sequence ATGCGCACTCAAACTTTTCAGCGAGTGAACCGCATGGATCAGGAACGCGAACAGGGTTTCACCCTGATCGAGATGGTGATCGGTATGGCCATCGGGCTGATTATTCTGGCCGGGCTTACAGCGCTGTTTGTCTCCTATAACGATACTGGCAGGGCGGTTGCTTCCCGAACTGAACGGATGACAGACCTATATCTGGCATCCCATATTCTGCAGGCGGAGATTCGTCAGTCGATTAGTGCCCAGTCGCCGACCAGGAACGTGCTGGCTGACTTGACTGCACGGGGTGTGACCAACCCTGCAAGCTATCCAACCAACAATGCCACTTTTGCAGTGCTGCCATACTGGCATGCGGCCAGTAAAACGCTCACGTATCAGGATCTGGAAGGGAATGTGGGGATTGTTCAATACCAGAGAACGAGTAATGACAGGGTTTATTGGCTCCGCCCCGGCGCCTCTTATTCAACTTTTCAGGAGTTGATACGAGATCTTGATACAACAAATGGCATGACAGTTTCCTCAGGAAGCGGTGTGGTAACGGTAACTTTGAGCTCCAGTTATGTGAATGAGAACGATGAAACCAAAACGTTAAGTTTGACGTTCAAATCATGGCCGAGGAACTGA
- a CDS encoding type IV pilus modification PilV family protein has translation MSSSSGFTLIEILIALVVVSIGVMALGSFGITTMSSGQTSRERLTAVHLAEQVLEFWQQDANDRVPSIASDCAMTTMGSVPTYPTSNTCTPATGVGIEYTITTNKTTATGPLASNLSSMQNFIQPTGYANVPQTKLVTVTWARRGQTRSVYLTHLTKVY, from the coding sequence ATGAGTTCCTCTTCCGGGTTTACGCTTATTGAGATCCTGATCGCACTGGTGGTTGTCTCCATTGGAGTGATGGCGTTAGGGAGCTTCGGCATTACCACGATGAGCAGTGGTCAGACCTCGCGCGAGCGATTGACTGCCGTGCATTTGGCCGAACAGGTTCTCGAATTCTGGCAGCAGGATGCCAATGACAGGGTTCCTTCGATTGCATCGGATTGTGCCATGACAACGATGGGGAGTGTCCCCACATATCCGACAAGTAATACTTGCACGCCCGCTACAGGAGTGGGTATTGAATATACAATAACTACCAACAAAACTACTGCCACAGGCCCGTTGGCATCCAATTTGAGCAGCATGCAGAACTTTATTCAGCCAACCGGTTACGCAAATGTGCCGCAAACCAAGCTGGTGACTGTAACCTGGGCGCGCAGGGGGCAGACCCGCTCAGTCTATCTTACCCATTTGACCAAGGTGTATTAG
- a CDS encoding pilus assembly FimT family protein yields the protein MDRMRIDANSSGSMGSRQVEVLESRDSFSGQYGFSLLEMIIVIVIVGVMSSVAIPAFSSWKEKQSVRSASQSLLSHMKQARVQAVAENRSVSLSFTSTGYTYDADLSGSCGQCSAQAVSLGQYSSKLSLSPTTTRTFTSRGTANAGTITITAGTTSQAISLNIIGRAYLQ from the coding sequence ATGGATAGAATGCGCATTGATGCCAATTCAAGCGGAAGCATGGGAAGCAGGCAAGTCGAAGTTCTGGAGAGCAGGGACAGCTTTTCCGGACAGTACGGCTTCTCCCTGCTCGAGATGATTATTGTAATCGTTATTGTCGGCGTGATGAGTTCTGTCGCGATCCCGGCCTTCTCTTCGTGGAAAGAGAAGCAGTCGGTTCGAAGTGCATCACAATCGCTGCTATCCCACATGAAACAGGCTCGGGTTCAGGCAGTGGCGGAGAACCGTAGCGTGAGTCTTTCGTTTACTTCGACCGGTTACACCTATGATGCTGATTTGTCGGGAAGTTGTGGGCAGTGCAGTGCACAGGCAGTCAGCCTTGGACAATATTCCAGCAAGCTCTCCCTCTCTCCCACGACAACCCGCACATTTACCAGTCGTGGTACAGCCAATGCGGGAACAATTACTATTACCGCCGGCACTACCAGCCAGGCGATCAGCCTGAACATTATCGGCAGGGCATATCTGCAATGA
- a CDS encoding penicillin-binding protein 1A: MRILSIIAKIVLSFSIIAVMCITIGYLLFSSNLPKLTALSDYQPPLVSRVYNSEGELIAEYADEHRILTPFEQIPGPLKKAFLAAEDQQFYEHPGINPARILSAALANLRAGQTVQGGSTITQQVAKNFLLSSERSYTRKIREAILAYRIEEAFSKDEILYLYLNHIYLGRGSYGVASAAWRYFHKPLDELTLGECATIAGLPKAPGKYAPHINLEKALQRRNTILHLMRDSGYAEEAEVEAALNEPLEVAELETPKLNDAYADLVLRQLTDHFGLKTLRRQGLTITVPLNPKMQEAAIRAVRHNVLEIEQRQFYRYPVNHAPETWSELLESWRKAREDKPVAPATDELIPALVVKLTNGDLTVDDGRNRWQLSKPSWTWKSLSQYQEDGATAEQIAAFRKRSRSWIAGDEIRLQGTEKGGVRLAQEPSIESALYAIDLEKGTVLARVGGYDYQAAGFDRVHQAMRQPGSAFKPFLYASALANGSTPATIVMDTPVVFDSEQSDEFWRPENYKDNFAGPVPLRNALEHSRNLASIKVLQNIGISRFLNDLQIYPMERQFPSQLALALGATEVSLEALTNSYAIMASQGKRWEPVSVQQVQDRNGNTLHRSVSGNRCQVCHVTPTMSANDAMRPAEQVLDPVDSFLITNMMKGVIERGTGQRAKALNRPAAGKTGTTNKQVDAWFMGYTPQIMTGVWTGRDTPTPMGRRETGAHAALPAWLESMQAFHEGRPVEDFTPPEDVEWVVIDAKTGLLPGPDSEEVFLEAFRSGTAPSEESPAINSPIESKPSEDAGFFELGL; the protein is encoded by the coding sequence ATGCGCATTCTATCCATTATCGCGAAAATCGTACTCTCCTTTAGCATTATTGCTGTGATGTGCATTACGATAGGTTATCTTCTGTTCTCCAGCAACCTGCCAAAACTTACTGCCCTATCAGATTATCAGCCTCCGCTTGTCTCCCGCGTTTACAACAGTGAAGGCGAACTCATCGCAGAGTATGCAGATGAACACCGAATCCTGACACCTTTCGAACAGATTCCCGGTCCTCTCAAAAAGGCATTTCTGGCAGCTGAGGATCAACAATTCTACGAGCACCCTGGTATCAACCCCGCCCGAATTCTCTCAGCAGCACTGGCTAACCTGCGAGCGGGACAAACCGTACAGGGTGGTTCAACAATCACCCAGCAGGTGGCCAAAAACTTTCTACTCAGTTCCGAACGCTCGTACACCCGCAAGATTCGCGAAGCGATTCTGGCTTATCGTATTGAAGAGGCATTCTCAAAGGATGAGATTCTCTACCTCTATCTCAACCACATCTATCTCGGTCGTGGATCGTACGGTGTTGCATCTGCAGCATGGCGCTATTTCCATAAACCACTGGATGAACTGACCCTTGGCGAATGCGCCACGATCGCAGGACTTCCGAAAGCACCTGGGAAATATGCGCCCCACATCAACCTGGAAAAAGCGCTACAGAGACGCAACACCATCCTGCACCTGATGCGTGACAGCGGTTACGCTGAAGAGGCCGAGGTAGAAGCAGCCCTGAACGAGCCGCTTGAGGTAGCCGAGCTGGAGACACCCAAGCTTAACGATGCCTATGCCGATCTCGTTCTGCGCCAATTGACGGATCATTTCGGCCTCAAAACCCTGCGCAGACAGGGGCTTACCATCACTGTCCCACTCAACCCGAAGATGCAGGAGGCCGCTATCCGTGCGGTTCGCCATAACGTACTTGAGATTGAACAACGCCAGTTCTACCGCTATCCGGTTAACCATGCCCCCGAAACATGGTCGGAACTTTTGGAATCGTGGAGAAAGGCCCGCGAAGATAAACCTGTAGCACCAGCCACGGACGAACTGATTCCCGCACTGGTTGTCAAACTAACCAATGGCGACCTGACCGTTGATGATGGCAGAAACCGCTGGCAACTGAGCAAACCCTCCTGGACATGGAAGTCACTATCCCAATATCAGGAAGATGGCGCTACTGCAGAGCAGATTGCAGCGTTCAGAAAGCGCTCGCGCAGCTGGATCGCTGGTGATGAAATTCGTCTGCAGGGAACCGAAAAGGGCGGAGTCCGGCTTGCTCAGGAACCTTCGATTGAGTCGGCGCTCTACGCCATCGACCTCGAGAAAGGCACCGTACTGGCGCGCGTTGGCGGCTATGATTATCAGGCCGCCGGCTTTGACAGGGTTCATCAGGCTATGCGTCAGCCCGGCAGTGCCTTCAAACCGTTCCTCTATGCATCTGCACTGGCTAACGGATCAACTCCAGCCACGATCGTCATGGATACACCGGTGGTATTTGACAGTGAGCAGAGCGACGAATTCTGGAGGCCGGAAAACTATAAGGATAATTTTGCAGGACCTGTTCCGCTGCGTAATGCACTGGAGCATTCACGCAACCTCGCATCAATCAAGGTACTGCAGAATATCGGCATCAGCCGTTTTCTGAATGATCTGCAGATCTACCCAATGGAGCGCCAGTTCCCCTCCCAACTCGCGCTGGCACTGGGTGCCACCGAGGTGTCACTGGAAGCACTTACCAACTCCTACGCCATCATGGCCAGCCAGGGAAAGAGATGGGAACCAGTATCCGTTCAGCAAGTACAGGACCGTAATGGCAACACCCTGCATCGTTCAGTATCAGGCAACCGCTGCCAGGTCTGCCATGTCACGCCTACGATGTCCGCCAATGACGCCATGCGCCCGGCAGAACAGGTGCTTGATCCGGTTGACAGCTTCCTGATCACCAACATGATGAAAGGCGTAATCGAACGCGGCACAGGCCAGCGCGCCAAAGCCCTGAATCGGCCAGCCGCAGGCAAAACCGGCACCACCAACAAACAGGTTGATGCATGGTTCATGGGGTACACCCCACAAATCATGACTGGCGTCTGGACAGGCCGTGATACCCCTACCCCGATGGGTCGCAGGGAAACCGGCGCCCATGCCGCACTGCCAGCATGGCTGGAATCAATGCAGGCATTCCACGAAGGTCGTCCGGTAGAGGATTTCACACCACCGGAAGATGTTGAGTGGGTTGTTATCGATGCCAAAACAGGGCTGCTGCCCGGCCCGGATAGTGAAGAGGTGTTTCTTGAGGCCTTCCGCAGCGGCACTGCCCCCAGTGAGGAGTCGCCAGCGATCAACTCTCCAATAGAGAGTAAGCCCTCTGAGGATGCCGGCTTTTTCGAACTGGGACTATAG
- a CDS encoding 4a-hydroxytetrahydrobiopterin dehydratase — protein MSPENLQNKSCMPCKGGVAPMDRQDAERMLIEIRGWELSDDARQLRRTVTFSNFVDAQLFATTVGELSESEGHHPDISFGWGYCTITFYTHKIGGLHENDFIMAAKVNSLMK, from the coding sequence ATGAGCCCTGAAAATTTGCAGAATAAAAGCTGTATGCCATGTAAGGGTGGCGTTGCCCCGATGGATCGCCAAGATGCGGAGCGGATGCTCATAGAAATTCGAGGATGGGAACTTTCAGATGATGCCCGGCAGCTACGACGAACCGTTACATTCAGCAATTTTGTTGATGCCCAGCTGTTTGCAACAACAGTAGGAGAGCTGTCGGAATCGGAGGGGCATCATCCGGATATAAGTTTTGGCTGGGGATATTGCACGATTACATTTTATACGCACAAAATTGGCGGATTGCACGAGAATGATTTCATCATGGCGGCCAAAGTAAATTCACTTATGAAGTGA
- the cimA gene encoding citramalate synthase, with amino-acid sequence MKASQQVELFDTTLRDGAQTAGIAFSVEDKMRIANRLAEFGMDWIEGGWPGASPKDDLFFAQMKNRNWPNSRLVAFGSTARPGHAASKDRGLNNLVESGADAACIFGKSWDIHATKALGITLEQNLELVSESVAYLKQRLDYVMFDAEHFFDGYRASPDYAIKVLKAAADGGADALVLCDTNGGSVPSYLFDVVREVVARFPDKIIGIHAHNDSELAVSNTISAVQAGARHVQGTVNGIGERCGNANLISVIPILKLKLGIDCDVSDVELQQLSSLSRFVNEMANRLPWQHQPFVGQNAFAHKGGIHVSAIRKQSSLYEHIDPALVGNEQRVMVSDQAGRSNILSKLQLLEPEAGLAADDPVVAEAVTRIKELEAAGYAFEGADASFQLLLRRAMGRFRRHFELVRFRVYDEKRGHHDMPEAEATVQVRVGGKLVHSAALGNGPVNAMDKALRAALVDVYPGLSAMQLSDFKVRVLSTKQATEAMVRVLIESSDGHRKWSTVGVSTDVLEAAYRALNDAIEYKLVMDQVPPPDEQDRQSSS; translated from the coding sequence ATGAAAGCATCTCAGCAGGTTGAACTTTTCGATACCACACTCCGTGATGGTGCCCAGACCGCGGGTATCGCTTTTTCTGTTGAAGATAAGATGCGAATCGCAAACCGTTTGGCCGAGTTCGGTATGGATTGGATAGAGGGCGGATGGCCTGGGGCCAGCCCCAAGGATGACCTCTTTTTTGCGCAGATGAAGAATCGCAACTGGCCGAACAGCAGGCTGGTGGCATTTGGCTCTACAGCCAGGCCGGGTCACGCTGCAAGCAAGGATCGCGGCCTGAACAACCTTGTCGAGTCGGGGGCAGATGCCGCCTGTATTTTTGGGAAAAGCTGGGATATCCATGCCACCAAGGCGCTTGGCATCACACTGGAGCAGAACCTTGAACTTGTTTCCGAGTCGGTCGCTTACCTGAAACAGCGCCTCGATTACGTGATGTTTGATGCCGAACACTTTTTTGATGGCTACAGGGCCAGTCCCGACTATGCCATAAAGGTGCTTAAGGCGGCTGCAGATGGTGGTGCGGATGCGCTCGTGCTCTGCGACACCAATGGTGGCTCGGTACCCTCCTATCTGTTTGATGTGGTGCGCGAGGTTGTGGCCCGTTTCCCTGATAAAATCATCGGCATCCATGCGCATAACGACAGCGAGCTAGCAGTCTCCAACACTATTTCTGCAGTGCAGGCGGGGGCACGACATGTGCAGGGAACCGTTAACGGTATCGGTGAGCGCTGTGGCAATGCCAATTTGATTTCAGTAATTCCGATTTTGAAGCTGAAGCTGGGCATCGACTGCGATGTTTCCGATGTGGAGCTGCAACAGCTCTCGTCACTCTCCCGTTTTGTGAACGAAATGGCCAACCGGCTGCCGTGGCAGCATCAGCCGTTTGTCGGTCAGAATGCATTCGCTCACAAGGGCGGTATTCATGTCTCTGCGATCCGGAAGCAGAGCAGCCTCTATGAGCACATCGATCCGGCCCTGGTCGGTAACGAGCAGCGCGTTATGGTCTCCGACCAGGCAGGGAGAAGTAATATCCTGAGCAAGCTGCAGTTGCTGGAGCCAGAGGCGGGGCTGGCTGCGGATGATCCTGTTGTTGCCGAAGCGGTAACACGGATCAAGGAGTTGGAAGCTGCCGGATACGCTTTTGAAGGTGCAGATGCATCATTTCAGCTATTGCTGCGCAGGGCCATGGGTCGTTTCAGGCGTCATTTCGAGTTGGTGCGTTTCCGTGTTTATGATGAGAAACGCGGCCATCATGATATGCCTGAGGCTGAGGCAACTGTGCAGGTGCGTGTCGGAGGCAAACTGGTTCACTCAGCCGCGCTTGGAAATGGTCCGGTGAATGCCATGGATAAGGCATTACGGGCAGCACTGGTTGATGTCTACCCTGGCCTCAGTGCCATGCAGTTAAGCGACTTTAAGGTGCGTGTTCTCTCCACCAAACAGGCTACTGAGGCAATGGTTCGGGTGCTGATCGAATCGAGCGACGGGCATCGAAAATGGAGTACTGTCGGTGTCTCTACCGATGTGCTGGAGGCGGCCTATCGGGCGCTCAATGATGCCATCGAGTACAAACTTGTGATGGATCAGGTGCCGCCGCCTGACGAACAGGACAGACAAAGTAGCTCTTAG
- a CDS encoding zinc-dependent alcohol dehydrogenase family protein, whose product MRAVIMQQAGNPDVLTIEEVAKPTCEAGEILVQVMAAGVNPIDTKLRGRGLYFPDGLPAILGCDGSGIVEAVGSDVTRFEPGDAVYYCYGGLGQKAGNYAEYIAVPECYAAMKPDYLDFIDAAAAPLVLITAWESLFDRARIGSGQKVFIHAGAGGVGHVAIQLAKLAGCEVATSVSSDEKKNLVRELGADLIINYRTENVTGALLEWTHHEGVDIAFDTVGGDAFNQLVPATKVYGDIVTILQVPDDADWKTIRLRNLRISQELMLTPMVLGMNGAAAHQGDILEQCAQLFDQKQLSVFVSDTLPLEQAAEAHRRIEAGGMSGKLVLEVQQMEEDENEQSA is encoded by the coding sequence ATGCGTGCAGTAATCATGCAGCAAGCGGGCAACCCGGACGTACTAACGATCGAAGAGGTCGCAAAGCCGACATGCGAAGCAGGAGAAATACTTGTTCAGGTGATGGCTGCGGGTGTGAATCCGATCGACACCAAGCTGCGTGGTCGCGGCCTCTACTTCCCTGATGGATTGCCCGCCATTCTCGGCTGTGACGGTTCCGGCATCGTCGAAGCAGTAGGCAGTGATGTTACCCGCTTTGAGCCGGGAGATGCGGTTTATTACTGTTACGGCGGCCTGGGGCAGAAAGCAGGCAACTATGCTGAATACATTGCTGTTCCGGAATGTTATGCGGCCATGAAGCCCGACTATCTCGATTTCATCGATGCAGCTGCAGCTCCGCTTGTACTTATCACGGCATGGGAGTCACTGTTTGACCGCGCCCGCATCGGCTCGGGCCAGAAGGTATTCATCCATGCCGGCGCAGGTGGCGTCGGCCATGTCGCCATCCAGCTGGCCAAGCTGGCCGGTTGTGAGGTGGCAACTTCGGTAAGTTCCGATGAAAAGAAAAACCTGGTCAGGGAATTAGGCGCTGATCTGATCATCAACTACCGGACAGAGAATGTGACCGGAGCTCTGCTTGAGTGGACACATCATGAGGGCGTGGATATTGCATTCGACACTGTCGGCGGCGATGCATTCAACCAGCTGGTACCTGCCACCAAGGTTTACGGAGATATTGTTACCATTCTTCAGGTTCCAGACGATGCTGACTGGAAAACCATCCGTCTCCGTAATCTCCGCATTTCTCAGGAACTGATGCTGACGCCAATGGTGCTCGGCATGAACGGGGCTGCAGCGCATCAGGGTGATATACTTGAACAGTGCGCCCAGCTGTTTGATCAGAAACAGCTCTCAGTATTCGTCTCCGACACCCTGCCGCTTGAGCAGGCGGCCGAGGCGCATCGCAGGATCGAGGCCGGCGGCATGAGCGGAAAATTAGTCCTGGAGGTGCAGCAGATGGAGGAGGATGAAAATGAACAGTCAGCCTGA
- a CDS encoding DUF4870 family protein — MNSQPEIVPEPSIESAKKAATIVYALQAASFLLAVTFIAAIIVNYVKKDDVADTWVASHFRWQMRTFWFALLWSFIGIVTLMLGIGWFIMMGTAVWVIYRIAKGWLALSDDKAMYIED; from the coding sequence ATGAACAGTCAGCCTGAAATCGTGCCTGAACCATCCATCGAATCGGCTAAAAAGGCCGCCACCATCGTTTATGCCCTGCAGGCTGCTTCATTTCTCCTGGCTGTAACATTTATTGCTGCAATCATTGTTAACTATGTCAAAAAGGATGATGTGGCAGACACCTGGGTGGCTTCGCACTTTCGCTGGCAGATGAGAACCTTCTGGTTTGCTCTGCTCTGGTCATTTATCGGCATCGTCACGCTGATGCTGGGTATCGGATGGTTTATAATGATGGGCACCGCAGTCTGGGTGATCTATCGTATCGCCAAGGGCTGGCTTGCACTATCGGACGATAAAGCGATGTATATAGAGGACTAA
- the atpF gene encoding F0F1 ATP synthase subunit B, whose product MPQFDTTFFSSQIFWTIISFVLLFVVLSRWVLPRIASILQERTRLIEQEIEEARQKREEVEELRLDYAEKLSSIDSEAKKLFDESEKRILERRSQLMGEWKEEMERRKREFREESEVARQKAIREIRAQSAELVVEAAEKVIHQRLDEREARQILEETIEDMERHPPKKS is encoded by the coding sequence ATGCCACAGTTTGATACCACGTTTTTCTCATCACAGATATTCTGGACAATCATCTCATTTGTCCTTCTTTTTGTCGTGCTCAGCAGATGGGTGCTTCCGCGTATTGCCTCGATTCTGCAGGAGCGAACCCGCCTGATTGAGCAGGAGATTGAGGAGGCCCGCCAGAAACGCGAAGAGGTGGAAGAGCTCAGGCTCGATTACGCTGAGAAGCTTTCCAGTATCGACAGTGAAGCGAAAAAGCTTTTTGATGAATCTGAGAAACGGATTCTCGAACGGCGCAGTCAGCTCATGGGTGAATGGAAAGAGGAAATGGAGCGTCGCAAGCGCGAGTTCCGGGAAGAGTCCGAAGTGGCACGGCAGAAGGCGATCAGGGAGATTCGTGCACAGTCAGCAGAGCTTGTTGTGGAGGCTGCCGAAAAGGTGATTCACCAACGGCTCGATGAGCGCGAAGCCCGGCAGATTCTCGAGGAGACCATTGAGGATATGGAGAGGCATCCCCCTAAAAAAAGTTAG